From Psychrobacillus sp. FSL K6-2836, a single genomic window includes:
- a CDS encoding cbb3-type cytochrome c oxidase subunit I gives MEAVAKKTMKQKVNNVLGANPLDARFSLALFIVAFIAFFIGGVLGLLQGLNRAGILELPAWLNYYQVLSGHGVLLVLVFSTTFTVGYFYAALSHTLGGLLPKVRKLGWIGFGSMVVGVVFVATTIIMGDASVMYTFYPPMAASGWFYVGLVFLVVGIWLCAFGAFINVANWRKNHKGQHIPLLAFFAVGVFVLLFFGSIGVTIEVLMIIPWAFGWTDTINVLLSRTLFWSFGHTLVNIWYLTAVSTWYIAVPKIIGGRQWSDTLTRLVVILLVVLNITGGFHHQIVDPGITEGIKFMHVFMSLSIGFPSLMTAFAMFAIFERSGRKKGAKGLLGWIKKLPWGDVRFLAPMIAMIAFIPAGAGGIAQTNNQLNTVVHNSMWVVGHFHLTLGVTVVLSFFGVAYWLIPHLTGRILTPRINKLGIIQTLVWTMGMALMSGAMHYVGLFGSPRRTSYTTYGDNATALGWDPYLLLLAVGGTLLMVGVVLMVYIAFNLMFFAPKGQTEFQIAEPEENAAPTPKWTERWTLWIVLMILIVSMAYVIPVVDMIVNAPPGSPPFRTW, from the coding sequence ATGGAAGCAGTAGCAAAGAAAACAATGAAACAAAAAGTAAATAACGTGTTAGGAGCTAATCCTCTAGATGCACGATTTTCTCTAGCGCTTTTTATAGTAGCATTTATCGCGTTTTTTATCGGAGGAGTTTTAGGATTGCTTCAAGGTCTTAATCGCGCTGGAATATTAGAACTGCCGGCCTGGTTAAATTACTATCAAGTATTGTCAGGTCATGGGGTACTTTTAGTTCTTGTATTTAGTACAACATTTACGGTTGGATATTTTTATGCTGCATTATCTCATACATTAGGAGGGCTACTTCCGAAGGTTAGAAAACTTGGATGGATTGGCTTTGGATCAATGGTAGTCGGGGTTGTGTTTGTTGCAACAACTATTATTATGGGTGATGCATCTGTCATGTATACGTTTTATCCACCAATGGCAGCATCTGGTTGGTTTTATGTAGGATTAGTATTTCTAGTAGTAGGTATTTGGCTATGCGCATTTGGTGCATTCATAAATGTAGCGAACTGGAGAAAGAACCATAAAGGACAGCATATTCCTTTGCTTGCATTCTTTGCAGTTGGCGTATTTGTACTTTTGTTCTTCGGTAGTATCGGTGTAACAATTGAAGTTTTAATGATTATTCCTTGGGCGTTTGGTTGGACGGATACGATTAATGTGCTGTTAAGTCGTACGCTATTCTGGAGCTTTGGACATACATTAGTAAACATTTGGTACCTTACTGCTGTATCTACTTGGTATATTGCTGTACCGAAAATTATCGGCGGAAGACAATGGAGTGACACGCTTACTCGACTGGTTGTAATACTATTAGTAGTTTTAAATATTACTGGTGGATTCCATCATCAAATTGTCGATCCAGGAATCACAGAAGGTATTAAATTCATGCATGTATTTATGAGTCTATCTATCGGATTTCCTTCCTTAATGACAGCATTTGCAATGTTTGCGATATTTGAACGTTCAGGTAGAAAGAAAGGCGCGAAAGGTCTGTTAGGTTGGATAAAAAAATTACCATGGGGCGATGTTCGATTCCTAGCGCCAATGATTGCGATGATCGCTTTTATACCTGCTGGGGCAGGGGGTATCGCACAAACAAATAACCAACTGAACACCGTTGTACACAATTCAATGTGGGTTGTAGGTCACTTCCACTTAACTCTAGGCGTTACAGTTGTATTATCATTCTTTGGAGTTGCTTACTGGTTGATACCTCATTTAACCGGACGTATTCTAACTCCTCGAATAAATAAATTAGGGATTATTCAAACATTAGTTTGGACAATGGGTATGGCACTAATGTCTGGGGCTATGCACTATGTTGGCCTATTTGGTTCTCCAAGAAGAACTTCTTATACAACTTATGGAGATAATGCGACAGCATTAGGATGGGATCCTTACCTGTTGCTGCTAGCAGTTGGTGGTACATTGTTAATGGTTGGTGTCGTGCTAATGGTCTACATCGCATTCAATCTAATGTTCTTTGCACCAAAAGGACAAACGGAATTCCAAATCGCGGAGCCAGAGGAAAATGCTGCGCCAACACCGAAATGGACAGAACGTTGGACATTATGGATTGTCCTAATGATTTTAATAGTTTCCATGGCATACGTAATACCAGTTGTCGATATGATCGTAAACGCACCACCAGGCTCACCACCATTTAGAACTTGGTAA
- a CDS encoding metal-sulfur cluster assembly factor, whose amino-acid sequence MSYEEIVEQSLYDVVDPELGINIVDLGLVYEVSSDENNNVIITMTLTTPGCPMHDSITNGVKHRVSHLEDIGEVEVNLVWEPEWSPTNMSDRAKELL is encoded by the coding sequence ATGTCTTATGAGGAAATAGTAGAACAATCATTATATGATGTAGTCGATCCAGAATTAGGGATTAATATTGTGGATTTAGGGCTAGTTTACGAAGTAAGTTCTGATGAAAATAACAATGTGATAATTACTATGACGCTCACTACCCCTGGTTGTCCAATGCATGACAGTATTACCAATGGGGTTAAGCACCGAGTTAGTCATCTAGAGGATATTGGAGAAGTTGAAGTAAATCTTGTTTGGGAGCCAGAATGGAGTCCAACTAATATGAGTGACCGAGCGAAGGAGCTGTTGTAA
- a CDS encoding GGDEF domain-containing protein: protein MLFKLSEYKISGRQADENVKYKGDVMLSQPNTLMMVILEIRKTALKYPEEAFERASGTYEEACILQAREEEAASLYVMAVACRSMTRLESCFDYAYDAYQIYDELEDLEGVATALNLIGVAYFYNAMYEQSMENFLKAMRVLSLPKDAELMSRIYNNIGEIYRKIGNTEEALIAYLKALDLSQQSEVLMNSAVIMGNIGQVYFQQGDLKASYNYYQESYEMLLRLDNVASLAEVENKIGKIYYLQKDLDLAKQFYVQSLSRLETIGNKYYAIDVLVDLAEYEVQFNEQLFLQYLNKAINYAETIQAREKSSHIFKKLSDFYESKGNHDLALDYYKKFHQMEQMVGSTAISQRLEIIKLELNKLYAGEEIEEIENMYNQLENEIAAQKKMMEELQKTNLHLSGEVFYDDLTQLPNRKYVTKYLKDVWDLGSEDLQVALCMIDIDHFKRYNDFHGHMEGDHCLQQVADCMKSVMDGREGILGRFGGEEFVCFLKDISREEFAQFAETLRDKIEKLSLLYCWEQHSFHVTISVGGVHGICSQFKDKAQMYSIADEELYRAKSTGRNNVKIIFK, encoded by the coding sequence TTGCTATTTAAATTATCTGAATATAAAATTAGTGGAAGACAAGCAGACGAAAATGTGAAATATAAGGGGGATGTTATGTTATCACAACCTAATACATTAATGATGGTGATTTTAGAAATTCGAAAAACTGCATTAAAGTATCCAGAGGAAGCTTTTGAAAGGGCTTCTGGTACATACGAAGAAGCGTGTATCTTACAAGCTCGTGAAGAAGAAGCTGCTTCTTTGTATGTAATGGCTGTAGCTTGTAGATCAATGACAAGATTAGAAAGTTGTTTTGATTATGCTTATGATGCCTACCAAATATATGATGAGCTAGAAGATTTAGAAGGTGTCGCAACTGCACTGAATTTAATAGGAGTGGCTTACTTTTATAATGCTATGTATGAGCAATCGATGGAAAATTTCTTAAAAGCAATGCGAGTACTGAGTCTTCCTAAAGACGCGGAGCTGATGAGTCGAATTTATAATAATATCGGAGAAATATACCGAAAGATAGGTAATACGGAGGAAGCTCTAATAGCTTATTTGAAAGCCCTTGATTTATCACAGCAGTCCGAGGTTCTGATGAATAGTGCGGTCATTATGGGAAACATTGGGCAGGTTTATTTTCAACAAGGAGATTTGAAAGCAAGCTATAATTATTATCAAGAAAGTTATGAAATGCTTTTAAGGCTCGACAATGTGGCTTCACTTGCGGAAGTTGAAAACAAGATTGGTAAAATATATTATCTACAAAAAGATTTAGACCTGGCAAAACAATTTTATGTTCAATCACTATCTCGGTTAGAAACGATTGGAAATAAATACTATGCGATTGATGTATTGGTCGATTTGGCGGAATATGAAGTTCAGTTCAATGAACAATTATTTTTGCAGTACCTTAACAAAGCGATTAATTACGCAGAAACTATTCAGGCTAGAGAAAAATCTAGCCATATTTTTAAAAAACTATCCGACTTTTACGAATCAAAAGGGAATCATGATCTGGCATTAGACTATTACAAAAAGTTTCATCAAATGGAACAAATGGTGGGGTCTACAGCTATATCCCAGCGGTTAGAAATTATCAAACTCGAGTTAAATAAACTGTATGCTGGGGAAGAGATAGAAGAAATAGAAAATATGTATAATCAATTAGAAAATGAGATTGCTGCTCAAAAGAAAATGATGGAAGAACTTCAAAAAACCAATTTGCATCTAAGTGGGGAAGTTTTCTATGATGATTTGACACAGCTACCCAACCGAAAATATGTGACAAAATACTTGAAAGATGTATGGGATCTAGGAAGTGAAGATTTGCAAGTTGCACTTTGTATGATTGATATTGATCATTTCAAGCGCTACAATGATTTTCATGGTCATATGGAAGGTGATCATTGTTTACAGCAAGTAGCAGATTGTATGAAATCTGTGATGGATGGTCGAGAAGGCATTCTAGGGCGTTTCGGTGGAGAAGAATTTGTTTGTTTTTTAAAGGATATTAGTCGAGAAGAGTTTGCTCAATTTGCAGAAACTTTGAGAGACAAGATTGAAAAACTGTCCTTACTTTATTGTTGGGAGCAGCATTCTTTTCATGTGACTATCAGTGTGGGCGGTGTCCATGGTATTTGTAGCCAGTTTAAGGACAAAGCACAAATGTATTCTATAGCAGATGAGGAGCTTTATAGAGCGAAATCTACCGGACGTAATAACGTCAAAATTATATTCAAGTGA
- a CDS encoding Crp/Fnr family transcriptional regulator has translation MNAESIQALLQRFSLFKDLTNTEIEPILDLAKNRFYRQGTHIFMQDDPLTNVYFVHQGQIKIYRTDMQGKEQIINVLGEGEMFPHMGFFRKGTYPAHAEVSEDAVLIYIPIQLFEQFLKTNPEICVKIFRILGDKIVDLQNRLEEKILHNTYEQIILLLIRLVKSHGKKYDDNHYIFTTQFTNRDLANMIGSSRETVSRTLTSLKKSKLISADPAGNIILNIDKLKDELF, from the coding sequence ATGAATGCAGAATCGATACAGGCACTTCTACAACGTTTTTCCTTATTTAAAGATTTGACCAATACAGAAATAGAACCAATACTTGATTTGGCAAAAAATCGATTTTATCGCCAAGGTACTCATATTTTTATGCAAGATGATCCACTAACTAATGTTTATTTTGTTCATCAGGGGCAAATAAAAATATATCGTACGGACATGCAAGGAAAAGAACAAATCATCAATGTTCTTGGGGAGGGTGAAATGTTTCCTCATATGGGATTCTTTCGCAAAGGTACCTACCCCGCTCATGCAGAGGTGTCAGAGGATGCGGTTTTAATATATATACCAATTCAATTGTTCGAGCAATTCCTAAAAACTAATCCAGAAATTTGTGTGAAGATTTTCCGAATACTCGGAGACAAAATCGTAGACCTACAAAATCGGTTGGAAGAGAAAATTTTGCATAATACATACGAGCAAATTATTTTACTATTAATACGCTTAGTAAAAAGTCATGGGAAGAAATACGATGACAATCACTATATCTTCACAACGCAGTTCACAAATCGAGATTTAGCTAATATGATCGGTTCGAGCCGTGAAACAGTTAGCAGAACGCTCACTTCTTTAAAAAAGTCAAAACTAATAAGCGCTGATCCAGCAGGCAATATTATTTTGAATATAGATAAGTTAAAAGATGAATTGTTTTAA
- a CDS encoding SDR family oxidoreductase, translating to MSKTIFITGAGSGLGRGAAIGLAKKGHRLIATTENTAQKTDLLREANELGLDMEIFKMDITNERDRAQMEDYDFDIFVANAAINEGGPLGEVPMDRIRALFEVNVFATLETVQIATKKFVSNGSGKIVFMSSIAGVSATPYVGPYTATKHAIEGIAKTLEKELKVFGVQVATVNPGPYKTGFNDRSAEEKYKWYNEESNFTNKEDMQKQEEQLKNQFDPKDMIEKMIEIIPADHHKFRTMYPQETEKQAKQAQQERWDMEI from the coding sequence ATGAGTAAAACTATTTTTATCACAGGTGCGGGTAGTGGACTTGGAAGAGGTGCTGCAATTGGACTTGCTAAGAAGGGGCATCGTTTAATCGCTACGACAGAAAATACCGCTCAGAAAACCGATCTGTTACGAGAGGCCAACGAGTTAGGTTTAGATATGGAAATATTTAAGATGGACATTACAAATGAACGAGACCGTGCTCAAATGGAAGATTATGATTTTGATATTTTTGTTGCTAATGCCGCTATCAATGAAGGAGGTCCACTAGGAGAGGTACCAATGGATCGGATTCGTGCATTGTTTGAAGTAAATGTTTTCGCTACTTTAGAAACGGTGCAGATTGCTACTAAGAAATTCGTGAGTAATGGTAGTGGAAAGATAGTATTTATGAGTTCTATTGCAGGCGTATCTGCAACACCTTATGTGGGTCCATATACTGCCACAAAGCATGCAATTGAAGGAATTGCCAAGACTCTTGAAAAAGAGTTAAAAGTGTTTGGAGTACAAGTGGCAACGGTTAATCCTGGACCATATAAAACAGGATTTAATGATAGAAGTGCGGAGGAAAAATATAAATGGTATAATGAAGAAAGCAATTTCACCAACAAGGAAGATATGCAAAAACAAGAAGAGCAGTTAAAAAACCAATTCGATCCCAAAGATATGATTGAAAAAATGATTGAAATCATACCAGCTGACCATCATAAGTTTCGTACTATGTATCCACAAGAAACTGAAAAACAAGCTAAACAAGCTCAACAAGAACGCTGGGATATGGAAATTTAA
- a CDS encoding DUF2249 domain-containing protein, with amino-acid sequence MILDNRGLEPPHPMMRTLTKLENMDAGETITIINDRRPMFLYEELNGLGYLHNTEALEDGSFKITITKSGE; translated from the coding sequence GTGATTCTTGATAATCGCGGGTTAGAACCTCCACATCCAATGATGCGCACATTAACAAAGCTAGAAAACATGGATGCTGGTGAAACAATTACCATTATAAACGACCGTAGACCCATGTTTTTATACGAAGAGTTAAATGGGCTTGGTTATTTGCATAATACCGAAGCTCTTGAAGATGGTAGCTTTAAAATTACAATTACAAAGTCTGGTGAGTAA
- a CDS encoding SCO family protein, translated as MKNKQYNSIAILVVLLFGAILFYIGTDGFTAYTVETARVNKLMEENPVFPGVTLEDSKERVYSFSEFEGKYVMLTFIYTACSDVCPQLEFNLAEVYKQIQPKYIGKDIVFLSISFDPKNDDPATLEKYRYYFDSDGETWRMARISDQRELEGLLKEFGVTVIPDENGNFQHNSAFYLVDPNGILIEVMDYEKVEIAANKVNSILDSKVGE; from the coding sequence ATGAAGAACAAACAATACAATTCAATAGCAATCCTTGTTGTCCTATTATTCGGAGCAATTTTATTTTATATCGGAACAGACGGATTTACTGCATATACAGTGGAAACTGCTCGGGTGAATAAATTAATGGAGGAAAACCCAGTTTTTCCTGGAGTCACACTAGAGGATAGTAAAGAAAGAGTCTATTCCTTTTCAGAGTTCGAGGGAAAATATGTGATGCTGACATTTATATATACTGCCTGCTCGGACGTTTGTCCACAATTAGAATTCAATTTAGCTGAGGTTTATAAGCAAATTCAACCCAAGTATATAGGTAAGGATATCGTCTTTTTAAGTATTAGCTTTGATCCAAAGAATGATGATCCGGCAACTCTTGAGAAGTATCGCTATTATTTTGATAGCGATGGTGAAACATGGAGAATGGCGAGAATCTCAGACCAACGAGAGTTAGAAGGATTACTGAAAGAATTTGGAGTGACTGTTATCCCTGATGAAAATGGCAACTTCCAGCATAATTCGGCATTCTATTTAGTAGATCCAAATGGTATTTTAATAGAAGTTATGGACTATGAAAAAGTCGAAATTGCAGCGAATAAAGTAAATTCCATTCTCGATTCGAAAGTGGGGGAGTAG
- a CDS encoding methyltransferase domain-containing protein produces MLNNPTTFSEWLTPHSIDWYQQLSELQGVYKYTWDSTITGPSGESIFDGEVTKMIKDKKVLDVGCGHGEFTKYCSSFAKQIVGFDVTENFLEVAKVNEKSNLSFIVGNTKQGLPFEKEEFECAFVRKGPTSAYRALTEVVMKGGSILGLHPGDGSAKELPLIFPNLFAHSFGTPILNKVNRQLEISSFTSAELEHVTSKEYLHSPIDVLKIRCFGQKVSVYERLKKENLSEITQIFEKNSTPQGLPITFSRYIVRLTI; encoded by the coding sequence ATGTTAAATAATCCAACGACCTTTTCTGAATGGTTAACACCACATTCCATAGACTGGTATCAACAACTTTCAGAATTACAGGGTGTTTATAAATATACTTGGGATTCTACAATTACAGGCCCAAGCGGAGAGTCTATTTTTGATGGAGAAGTAACAAAGATGATCAAGGATAAAAAAGTTTTGGATGTTGGTTGTGGACATGGCGAGTTTACTAAGTATTGTAGTTCGTTTGCAAAACAGATAGTGGGGTTTGATGTAACAGAAAATTTCTTAGAAGTTGCAAAAGTGAATGAAAAGTCGAATCTTTCGTTCATTGTTGGAAATACAAAACAGGGATTACCTTTTGAAAAAGAGGAGTTTGAATGTGCATTCGTCCGAAAGGGGCCAACTTCTGCATATCGAGCCCTTACAGAAGTAGTAATGAAGGGAGGATCAATTCTCGGGCTTCATCCTGGTGATGGTTCTGCAAAGGAACTTCCTCTAATTTTTCCAAATCTATTTGCCCACTCTTTTGGTACACCAATATTAAATAAAGTAAATCGACAACTGGAGATTAGTAGTTTTACTTCCGCTGAGCTCGAACATGTAACAAGTAAAGAATATCTGCATTCCCCTATAGATGTATTAAAAATACGCTGCTTTGGTCAAAAGGTCTCGGTTTATGAAAGACTAAAGAAAGAAAATTTATCGGAAATTACGCAAATATTTGAAAAAAATAGTACTCCTCAAGGGCTACCTATAACATTTTCTCGTTATATAGTTCGTTTAACCATTTAA
- a CDS encoding DUF2249 domain-containing protein — translation MYLQTIVELDVREDLLLKKEPFDKIMGAIKQLEPGQALVLHAPFNPLPLHKLLSKKGFIYEVIKLEKKHWQVTYIQKEVENSDS, via the coding sequence ATGTATTTGCAAACGATTGTAGAGTTAGACGTTAGAGAGGATTTATTACTAAAAAAAGAGCCTTTTGACAAGATCATGGGAGCAATTAAACAGTTGGAGCCCGGTCAAGCTTTAGTACTACATGCACCATTCAACCCGTTACCATTGCACAAGCTATTAAGTAAAAAAGGATTCATTTACGAAGTGATTAAGTTAGAGAAAAAACATTGGCAGGTTACTTATATACAGAAAGAAGTGGAGAACAGTGATTCTTGA
- a CDS encoding YwaF family protein yields MKTTFEMFSAVHLSIIVSLCFFILLLFFSRNRWTIEQQKVQFIERFFALTLLIMDGCYYIWLVQTGRWDFGNSLPLELCSISLIVTIVLLWTGNKKIYPFVFYAGIGGAIQAVATPVLDINFPHFRFFHFFYTHFGIILTALYFTWVKGYRPTFKGVIQTMITLNILLPFLFAINFLVEGNYMFLREKPKGGSLLDFLGPYPWYILSLEFVALIVFSCLWLLFKERNSQGESVDVK; encoded by the coding sequence TTGAAAACTACATTTGAAATGTTTTCAGCAGTACATCTAAGTATAATAGTTTCCTTATGCTTTTTCATACTTCTGTTATTTTTCAGTAGAAATAGGTGGACTATTGAACAACAGAAAGTTCAATTCATCGAACGTTTTTTTGCTCTTACCTTATTAATAATGGACGGTTGTTATTATATATGGCTTGTTCAAACAGGAAGATGGGACTTTGGCAACTCATTGCCACTTGAACTATGTAGTATTAGTTTAATAGTAACGATTGTTTTGCTCTGGACAGGGAATAAGAAGATCTATCCATTTGTATTTTACGCAGGTATTGGAGGAGCTATTCAGGCAGTTGCTACACCAGTTTTAGATATTAACTTTCCGCATTTTAGGTTCTTTCATTTTTTCTATACGCATTTTGGAATTATTTTAACCGCCCTTTATTTTACGTGGGTGAAAGGTTACAGACCCACCTTTAAAGGGGTTATCCAGACGATGATAACGTTAAATATATTGCTACCATTCCTATTTGCTATAAATTTTCTAGTTGAAGGCAACTATATGTTTTTACGAGAAAAGCCTAAAGGTGGAAGCTTGTTGGACTTTTTAGGCCCTTATCCATGGTATATTTTATCACTAGAATTCGTTGCGCTTATTGTATTTAGCTGTTTGTGGCTTTTGTTTAAGGAGCGGAACAGTCAAGGGGAGAGTGTAGATGTTAAATAA
- a CDS encoding DUF2249 domain-containing protein encodes MSNIQFAVKLNAPDIEPRIRHPRIFEAFDALQSGEFLELSNDHDPKPLLYQFMIEREDTYTWEYIENGPNHWRVAIGKK; translated from the coding sequence ATGAGTAATATTCAATTTGCAGTAAAACTAAACGCACCTGATATTGAACCAAGAATTCGTCATCCTAGAATATTTGAAGCGTTTGATGCTTTACAGTCAGGCGAGTTTTTAGAACTTTCAAATGACCATGATCCAAAACCATTGCTTTATCAATTTATGATAGAACGTGAAGACACATACACATGGGAATATATTGAAAACGGCCCTAATCATTGGCGAGTTGCTATCGGTAAAAAATAA
- a CDS encoding S16 family serine protease, whose translation MNVVKRNLPFLFMVIALIIFYSILLAAYNNDLINGFVFIGVMLVAFAIILIPLIVYRNDRKRVRKLSWIVLILGGILCFETPLLWYESNTYTASCHAEPIEAFDNSGIHLMLVTTFEIGYLEDKDLIMEGLQQDNLDIIDLHKVTNKIRYHSKNSEILRWLKIQKDDFTIMRDNVTSYLVAKTDSIDDVLNRNDISGDSVGLGLALSGLIGEGKLENDLTFGVTGALSASGDVKAIGMIKEKVLIAAEHAYPYMIIPSENAEEANEVKKMHDLKVEIFDVNHIDQAMDLIKKLNEEHAK comes from the coding sequence TTGAATGTAGTAAAGAGAAATTTACCTTTTCTATTTATGGTTATTGCCCTCATTATTTTTTATTCTATTTTGTTAGCTGCCTATAATAATGATCTCATAAATGGTTTTGTTTTTATAGGAGTAATGCTAGTTGCATTTGCAATAATCTTAATTCCTTTAATTGTATATCGAAATGATAGAAAAAGGGTACGAAAGTTAAGCTGGATTGTACTAATCCTGGGGGGGATATTGTGCTTTGAAACTCCACTATTATGGTACGAATCTAATACATATACAGCTAGTTGTCATGCTGAACCGATAGAAGCCTTCGACAATTCAGGAATCCATTTAATGCTTGTAACTACTTTTGAAATTGGATACCTAGAAGATAAGGATCTTATCATGGAAGGACTACAACAAGATAACTTAGACATCATAGACTTACATAAAGTTACCAATAAAATTCGTTACCACAGTAAAAATAGTGAGATCCTTCGATGGTTAAAAATTCAAAAAGATGATTTCACTATTATGAGAGATAATGTAACTAGTTATCTTGTGGCTAAAACGGATAGTATCGATGACGTTTTAAATAGAAATGATATTTCTGGTGATAGTGTGGGACTTGGATTAGCACTGTCAGGTTTGATTGGAGAAGGAAAACTAGAAAATGATTTAACTTTTGGGGTGACAGGTGCTTTAAGCGCTTCAGGAGATGTGAAGGCAATTGGCATGATTAAAGAAAAAGTATTGATAGCAGCTGAACATGCATACCCGTATATGATTATTCCTAGTGAGAACGCAGAGGAAGCTAATGAAGTGAAGAAAATGCACGATCTTAAAGTAGAGATATTTGATGTTAATCATATTGATCAGGCTATGGATCTTATTAAAAAATTAAATGAAGAACATGCAAAATAA
- a CDS encoding methyltransferase domain-containing protein, with amino-acid sequence MTTEILKQNKQSWDVVAHHFNGVDALPNYGPFAQTEEELSLLKDIANKKVLDIGCGSGHSLLYMANRGASELWGVDLSEKQIKTAEETLKDVETHLFCSPMEVDIGLPKLYFDCVYSIYAIGWTTDLTTTFRLIYSYLKQGGSFVFSWDHPLYPHIASQNGQLSLNGSYQEEGITTYPNFKGEDAPMVIPKRKLSTYINELIKVEFTIDSVIESDVSVNYESVPEEVSDRYYSLYKAKRFPTTMIIKATKK; translated from the coding sequence ATGACTACTGAAATCTTAAAACAAAACAAGCAAAGTTGGGATGTGGTAGCTCACCATTTTAATGGAGTAGATGCTTTGCCTAATTATGGTCCCTTTGCGCAAACTGAAGAAGAACTAAGCTTATTAAAAGATATAGCAAACAAGAAAGTACTGGATATTGGTTGCGGAAGCGGACACTCATTATTGTATATGGCGAACAGGGGTGCTAGCGAACTATGGGGAGTTGATCTTTCTGAGAAGCAGATTAAGACTGCCGAAGAAACGCTAAAAGATGTAGAAACTCATTTATTCTGTTCACCAATGGAAGTTGATATTGGATTACCGAAATTGTATTTTGACTGTGTATATTCTATTTATGCTATTGGATGGACTACTGATTTGACTACTACCTTTAGATTAATTTATTCCTATTTGAAGCAAGGAGGAAGCTTTGTATTTAGTTGGGATCATCCGTTATATCCTCATATAGCCAGTCAAAATGGGCAACTAAGTCTTAATGGTTCATATCAGGAGGAAGGGATCACAACATATCCTAACTTCAAAGGTGAAGATGCTCCGATGGTAATTCCTAAAAGAAAGCTCAGTACATATATTAATGAATTGATAAAAGTAGAATTCACAATAGACTCTGTAATTGAAAGTGATGTATCAGTTAATTATGAATCAGTTCCAGAAGAAGTATCTGATCGATATTATTCTTTGTACAAAGCAAAAAGATTCCCGACTACTATGATTATTAAAGCTACAAAAAAATAG
- a CDS encoding cytochrome c oxidase subunit II has product MKMHRAEEIWLIIGVAILVISMAITGYQAFALDMGTPSGLETIDPQKVDETAPFDKPGVYKTGDNEYEVIMTLQIFSFTPMDIEVPAGAEVTFIMTSKDVVHGFQVANTNLNAMVTPGHIQRVTQKFDEPGEYLVLCNEYCGAGHQMMSTTITVK; this is encoded by the coding sequence ATGAAAATGCATCGTGCAGAAGAAATTTGGCTAATAATTGGCGTAGCCATTTTAGTTATTTCGATGGCAATCACGGGATATCAGGCTTTTGCTTTGGATATGGGGACACCTAGTGGACTGGAGACAATTGATCCGCAAAAGGTTGATGAAACAGCGCCTTTTGATAAACCAGGTGTTTATAAAACGGGAGACAATGAATACGAGGTCATCATGACTCTACAAATATTCTCATTCACACCTATGGATATTGAAGTCCCAGCAGGAGCAGAAGTAACTTTTATCATGACATCTAAAGATGTTGTTCATGGCTTCCAAGTAGCAAATACTAATTTAAATGCAATGGTTACACCAGGACATATACAAAGAGTAACTCAAAAGTTCGATGAACCCGGAGAATACTTAGTTTTATGTAACGAGTATTGTGGAGCTGGACATCAGATGATGAGTACTACGATTACTGTTAAATAG